In one window of Gorilla gorilla gorilla isolate KB3781 chromosome 2, NHGRI_mGorGor1-v2.1_pri, whole genome shotgun sequence DNA:
- the IGSF11 gene encoding immunoglobulin superfamily member 11 isoform X4 yields MTSQRSPLAPLLLLSLHGVAASLEVSESPGSIQVARGQTAVLPCTFTTSAALINLNVIWMVTPLSNANQPEQVILYQGGQMFDGAPRFHGRVGFTGTMPATNVSIFINNTQLSDTGTYQCLVNNLPDIGGRNIGVTGLTVLVPPSAPHCQIQGSQDIGSDVILLCSSEEGIPRPTYLWEKLDNTLKLPPTATQDQVQGTVTIRNISALSSGLYQCVASNAIGTSTCLLDLQVISPQPRNIGLIAGAIGTGAVIIIFCIALILGAFFYWRSKNKEEEEEEIPNEIREDDLPPKCSSAKAFHTEISSSDNNTLTSSNTYNSRYWSNNPKVHRNTESVNHFSDLGQSFSFHSGNANIPSIYANGTHLVPGQHKTLVVTANRGSSPQVMSRSNGSVSRKPRPPHTHSYTISHATLERIGAVPVMVPAQSRAGSLV; encoded by the exons GTGTTGCAGCATCCCTGGAAGTGTCAGAGAGCCCTGGGAGTATCCAGGTGGCCCGGGGTCAGACAGCAGTCCTGCCCTGCACTTTCACTACCAGCGCTGCCCTCATTAACCTCAATGTCATTTGGATGGTCACTCCTCTCTCCAATGCCAACCAACCTGAACAG gTCATCCTGTATCAGGGTGGACAGATGTTTGATGGTGCCCCCCGGTTCCACGGTAGGGTAGGATTTACAGGCACCATGCCAGCTACCAATGTCTCTATCTTCATTAATAACACTCAGTTATCAGATACTGGCACCTACCAGTGCCTGGTCAACAACCTTCCAGACATAGGGGGCAGGAACATTGGGGTCACCGGTCTCACAGTGTTAG TTCCCCCTTCTGCCCCACACTGCCAAATCCAAGGATCCCAGGATATTGGCAGCGATGTCATCCTGCTCTGTAGCTCAGAGGAAGGCATTCCTCGACCAACTTACCTTTGGGAGAAGTTAGACAATACCCTCAAACTACCTCCAACAGCTACTCAGG ACCAGGTCCAGGGAACAGTCACCATCCGGAACATCAGTGCCCTGTCTTCAGGTTTGTACCAGTGCGTGGCTTCTAATGCTATTGGAACCAGCACCTGTCTTCTGGATCTCCAGGTTATTTCAC CCCAGCCCAGGAACATTGGACTAATAGCTGGAGCCATTGGCACTGGTGCAGTTATTATCATTTTTTGCATTGCACTAATTTTAGGGGCATTCTTTTACTggagaagcaaaaataaagaggaggaagaagaagaaattcctAATGAAATAAG AGAGGATGATCTTCCACCCAAGTGTTCTTCTGCCAAAGCATTTCACACTGAGATTTCCTCCTCGGACAACAACACACTAACCTCTTCCAATACCTACAACAGTCGATACTGGAGCAACAATCCAAAAGTTCATAGAAACACAGAGTCAGTCAACCACTTCAGTGACTTGGGCCAGTCTTTCTCTTTCCACTCAGGCAATGCCAACATACCATCCATTTATGCTAATGGGACCCATCTGGTCCCGGGTCAACATAAGACTCTGGTAGTGACAGCCAACAGAGGGTCATCACCACAGGTGATGTCCAGGAGCAATGGCTCAGTCAGTAGGAAGCCTCGGCCTCCACACACTCATTCCTACACCATCAGCCACGCAACACTGGAACGAATTGGTGCAGTACCTGTCATGGTACCAGCCCAGAGTCGGGCCGGGTCCTTGGTATAG
- the IGSF11 gene encoding immunoglobulin superfamily member 11 isoform X7 has protein sequence MTSQRSPLAPLLLLSLHGVAASLEVSESPGSIQVARGQTAVLPCTFTTSAALINLNVIWMVTPLSNANQPEQVILYQGGQMFDGAPRFHGRVGFTGTMPATNVSIFINNTQLSDTGTYQCLVNNLPDIGGRNIGVTGLTVLVPPSAPHCQIQGSQDIGSDVILLCSSEEGIPRPTYLWEKLDNTLKLPPTATQDQVQGTVTIRNISALSSGLYQCVASNAIGTSTCLLDLQVISRAFFYWRSKNKEEEEEEIPNEIREDDLPPKCSSAKAFHTEISSSDNNTLTSSNTYNSRYWSNNPKVHRNTESVNHFSDLGQSFSFHSGNANIPSIYANGTHLVPGQHKTLVVTANRGSSPQVMSRSNGSVSRKPRPPHTHSYTISHATLERIGAVPVMVPAQSRAGSLV, from the exons GTGTTGCAGCATCCCTGGAAGTGTCAGAGAGCCCTGGGAGTATCCAGGTGGCCCGGGGTCAGACAGCAGTCCTGCCCTGCACTTTCACTACCAGCGCTGCCCTCATTAACCTCAATGTCATTTGGATGGTCACTCCTCTCTCCAATGCCAACCAACCTGAACAG gTCATCCTGTATCAGGGTGGACAGATGTTTGATGGTGCCCCCCGGTTCCACGGTAGGGTAGGATTTACAGGCACCATGCCAGCTACCAATGTCTCTATCTTCATTAATAACACTCAGTTATCAGATACTGGCACCTACCAGTGCCTGGTCAACAACCTTCCAGACATAGGGGGCAGGAACATTGGGGTCACCGGTCTCACAGTGTTAG TTCCCCCTTCTGCCCCACACTGCCAAATCCAAGGATCCCAGGATATTGGCAGCGATGTCATCCTGCTCTGTAGCTCAGAGGAAGGCATTCCTCGACCAACTTACCTTTGGGAGAAGTTAGACAATACCCTCAAACTACCTCCAACAGCTACTCAGG ACCAGGTCCAGGGAACAGTCACCATCCGGAACATCAGTGCCCTGTCTTCAGGTTTGTACCAGTGCGTGGCTTCTAATGCTATTGGAACCAGCACCTGTCTTCTGGATCTCCAGGTTATTTCAC GGGCATTCTTTTACTggagaagcaaaaataaagaggaggaagaagaagaaattcctAATGAAATAAG AGAGGATGATCTTCCACCCAAGTGTTCTTCTGCCAAAGCATTTCACACTGAGATTTCCTCCTCGGACAACAACACACTAACCTCTTCCAATACCTACAACAGTCGATACTGGAGCAACAATCCAAAAGTTCATAGAAACACAGAGTCAGTCAACCACTTCAGTGACTTGGGCCAGTCTTTCTCTTTCCACTCAGGCAATGCCAACATACCATCCATTTATGCTAATGGGACCCATCTGGTCCCGGGTCAACATAAGACTCTGGTAGTGACAGCCAACAGAGGGTCATCACCACAGGTGATGTCCAGGAGCAATGGCTCAGTCAGTAGGAAGCCTCGGCCTCCACACACTCATTCCTACACCATCAGCCACGCAACACTGGAACGAATTGGTGCAGTACCTGTCATGGTACCAGCCCAGAGTCGGGCCGGGTCCTTGGTATAG
- the IGSF11 gene encoding immunoglobulin superfamily member 11 isoform X12 produces MTSQRSPLAPLLLLSLHGVAASLEVSESPGSIQVARGQTAVLPCTFTTSAALINLNVIWMVTPLSNANQPEQVILYQGGQMFDGAPRFHGRVGFTGTMPATNVSIFINNTQLSDTGTYQCLVNNLPDIGGRNIGVTGLTVLDQVQGTVTIRNISALSSGLYQCVASNAIGTSTCLLDLQVISRAFFYWRSKNKEEEEEEIPNEIREDDLPPKCSSAKAFHTEISSSDNNTLTSSNTYNSRYWSNNPKVHRNTESVNHFSDLGQSFSFHSGNANIPSIYANGTHLVPGQHKTLVVTANRGSSPQVMSRSNGSVSRKPRPPHTHSYTISHATLERIGAVPVMVPAQSRAGSLV; encoded by the exons GTGTTGCAGCATCCCTGGAAGTGTCAGAGAGCCCTGGGAGTATCCAGGTGGCCCGGGGTCAGACAGCAGTCCTGCCCTGCACTTTCACTACCAGCGCTGCCCTCATTAACCTCAATGTCATTTGGATGGTCACTCCTCTCTCCAATGCCAACCAACCTGAACAG gTCATCCTGTATCAGGGTGGACAGATGTTTGATGGTGCCCCCCGGTTCCACGGTAGGGTAGGATTTACAGGCACCATGCCAGCTACCAATGTCTCTATCTTCATTAATAACACTCAGTTATCAGATACTGGCACCTACCAGTGCCTGGTCAACAACCTTCCAGACATAGGGGGCAGGAACATTGGGGTCACCGGTCTCACAGTGTTAG ACCAGGTCCAGGGAACAGTCACCATCCGGAACATCAGTGCCCTGTCTTCAGGTTTGTACCAGTGCGTGGCTTCTAATGCTATTGGAACCAGCACCTGTCTTCTGGATCTCCAGGTTATTTCAC GGGCATTCTTTTACTggagaagcaaaaataaagaggaggaagaagaagaaattcctAATGAAATAAG AGAGGATGATCTTCCACCCAAGTGTTCTTCTGCCAAAGCATTTCACACTGAGATTTCCTCCTCGGACAACAACACACTAACCTCTTCCAATACCTACAACAGTCGATACTGGAGCAACAATCCAAAAGTTCATAGAAACACAGAGTCAGTCAACCACTTCAGTGACTTGGGCCAGTCTTTCTCTTTCCACTCAGGCAATGCCAACATACCATCCATTTATGCTAATGGGACCCATCTGGTCCCGGGTCAACATAAGACTCTGGTAGTGACAGCCAACAGAGGGTCATCACCACAGGTGATGTCCAGGAGCAATGGCTCAGTCAGTAGGAAGCCTCGGCCTCCACACACTCATTCCTACACCATCAGCCACGCAACACTGGAACGAATTGGTGCAGTACCTGTCATGGTACCAGCCCAGAGTCGGGCCGGGTCCTTGGTATAG
- the IGSF11 gene encoding immunoglobulin superfamily member 11 isoform X6, with the protein MTSQRSPLAPLLLLSLHGVAASLEVSESPGSIQVARGQTAVLPCTFTTSAALINLNVIWMVTPLSNANQPEQVILYQGGQMFDGAPRFHGRVGFTGTMPATNVSIFINNTQLSDTGTYQCLVNNLPDIGGRNIGVTGLTVLVPPSAPHCQIQGSQDIGSDVILLCSSEEGIPRPTYLWEKLDNTLKLPPTATQDQVQGTVTIRNISALSSAQPRNIGLIAGAIGTGAVIIIFCIALILGAFFYWRSKNKEEEEEEIPNEIREDDLPPKCSSAKAFHTEISSSDNNTLTSSNTYNSRYWSNNPKVHRNTESVNHFSDLGQSFSFHSGNANIPSIYANGTHLVPGQHKTLVVTANRGSSPQVMSRSNGSVSRKPRPPHTHSYTISHATLERIGAVPVMVPAQSRAGSLV; encoded by the exons GTGTTGCAGCATCCCTGGAAGTGTCAGAGAGCCCTGGGAGTATCCAGGTGGCCCGGGGTCAGACAGCAGTCCTGCCCTGCACTTTCACTACCAGCGCTGCCCTCATTAACCTCAATGTCATTTGGATGGTCACTCCTCTCTCCAATGCCAACCAACCTGAACAG gTCATCCTGTATCAGGGTGGACAGATGTTTGATGGTGCCCCCCGGTTCCACGGTAGGGTAGGATTTACAGGCACCATGCCAGCTACCAATGTCTCTATCTTCATTAATAACACTCAGTTATCAGATACTGGCACCTACCAGTGCCTGGTCAACAACCTTCCAGACATAGGGGGCAGGAACATTGGGGTCACCGGTCTCACAGTGTTAG TTCCCCCTTCTGCCCCACACTGCCAAATCCAAGGATCCCAGGATATTGGCAGCGATGTCATCCTGCTCTGTAGCTCAGAGGAAGGCATTCCTCGACCAACTTACCTTTGGGAGAAGTTAGACAATACCCTCAAACTACCTCCAACAGCTACTCAGG ACCAGGTCCAGGGAACAGTCACCATCCGGAACATCAGTGCCCTGTCTTCAG CCCAGCCCAGGAACATTGGACTAATAGCTGGAGCCATTGGCACTGGTGCAGTTATTATCATTTTTTGCATTGCACTAATTTTAGGGGCATTCTTTTACTggagaagcaaaaataaagaggaggaagaagaagaaattcctAATGAAATAAG AGAGGATGATCTTCCACCCAAGTGTTCTTCTGCCAAAGCATTTCACACTGAGATTTCCTCCTCGGACAACAACACACTAACCTCTTCCAATACCTACAACAGTCGATACTGGAGCAACAATCCAAAAGTTCATAGAAACACAGAGTCAGTCAACCACTTCAGTGACTTGGGCCAGTCTTTCTCTTTCCACTCAGGCAATGCCAACATACCATCCATTTATGCTAATGGGACCCATCTGGTCCCGGGTCAACATAAGACTCTGGTAGTGACAGCCAACAGAGGGTCATCACCACAGGTGATGTCCAGGAGCAATGGCTCAGTCAGTAGGAAGCCTCGGCCTCCACACACTCATTCCTACACCATCAGCCACGCAACACTGGAACGAATTGGTGCAGTACCTGTCATGGTACCAGCCCAGAGTCGGGCCGGGTCCTTGGTATAG
- the IGSF11 gene encoding immunoglobulin superfamily member 11 isoform X10, whose amino-acid sequence MVTPLSNANQPEQVILYQGGQMFDGAPRFHGRVGFTGTMPATNVSIFINNTQLSDTGTYQCLVNNLPDIGGRNIGVTGLTVLVPPSAPHCQIQGSQDIGSDVILLCSSEEGIPRPTYLWEKLDNTLKLPPTATQDQVQGTVTIRNISALSSGLYQCVASNAIGTSTCLLDLQVISPQPRNIGLIAGAIGTGAVIIIFCIALILGAFFYWRSKNKEEEEEEIPNEIREDDLPPKCSSAKAFHTEISSSDNNTLTSSNTYNSRYWSNNPKVHRNTESVNHFSDLGQSFSFHSGNANIPSIYANGTHLVPGQHKTLVVTANRGSSPQVMSRSNGSVSRKPRPPHTHSYTISHATLERIGAVPVMVPAQSRAGSLV is encoded by the exons ATGGTCACTCCTCTCTCCAATGCCAACCAACCTGAACAG gTCATCCTGTATCAGGGTGGACAGATGTTTGATGGTGCCCCCCGGTTCCACGGTAGGGTAGGATTTACAGGCACCATGCCAGCTACCAATGTCTCTATCTTCATTAATAACACTCAGTTATCAGATACTGGCACCTACCAGTGCCTGGTCAACAACCTTCCAGACATAGGGGGCAGGAACATTGGGGTCACCGGTCTCACAGTGTTAG TTCCCCCTTCTGCCCCACACTGCCAAATCCAAGGATCCCAGGATATTGGCAGCGATGTCATCCTGCTCTGTAGCTCAGAGGAAGGCATTCCTCGACCAACTTACCTTTGGGAGAAGTTAGACAATACCCTCAAACTACCTCCAACAGCTACTCAGG ACCAGGTCCAGGGAACAGTCACCATCCGGAACATCAGTGCCCTGTCTTCAGGTTTGTACCAGTGCGTGGCTTCTAATGCTATTGGAACCAGCACCTGTCTTCTGGATCTCCAGGTTATTTCAC CCCAGCCCAGGAACATTGGACTAATAGCTGGAGCCATTGGCACTGGTGCAGTTATTATCATTTTTTGCATTGCACTAATTTTAGGGGCATTCTTTTACTggagaagcaaaaataaagaggaggaagaagaagaaattcctAATGAAATAAG AGAGGATGATCTTCCACCCAAGTGTTCTTCTGCCAAAGCATTTCACACTGAGATTTCCTCCTCGGACAACAACACACTAACCTCTTCCAATACCTACAACAGTCGATACTGGAGCAACAATCCAAAAGTTCATAGAAACACAGAGTCAGTCAACCACTTCAGTGACTTGGGCCAGTCTTTCTCTTTCCACTCAGGCAATGCCAACATACCATCCATTTATGCTAATGGGACCCATCTGGTCCCGGGTCAACATAAGACTCTGGTAGTGACAGCCAACAGAGGGTCATCACCACAGGTGATGTCCAGGAGCAATGGCTCAGTCAGTAGGAAGCCTCGGCCTCCACACACTCATTCCTACACCATCAGCCACGCAACACTGGAACGAATTGGTGCAGTACCTGTCATGGTACCAGCCCAGAGTCGGGCCGGGTCCTTGGTATAG
- the IGSF11 gene encoding immunoglobulin superfamily member 11 isoform X11 translates to MTSQRSPLAPLLLLSLHGVAASLEVSESPGSIQVARGQTAVLPCTFTTSAALINLNVIWMVTPLSNANQPEQVILYQGGQMFDGAPRFHGRVGFTGTMPATNVSIFINNTQLSDTGTYQCLVNNLPDIGGRNIGVTGLTVLDQVQGTVTIRNISALSSAQPRNIGLIAGAIGTGAVIIIFCIALILGAFFYWRSKNKEEEEEEIPNEIREDDLPPKCSSAKAFHTEISSSDNNTLTSSNTYNSRYWSNNPKVHRNTESVNHFSDLGQSFSFHSGNANIPSIYANGTHLVPGQHKTLVVTANRGSSPQVMSRSNGSVSRKPRPPHTHSYTISHATLERIGAVPVMVPAQSRAGSLV, encoded by the exons GTGTTGCAGCATCCCTGGAAGTGTCAGAGAGCCCTGGGAGTATCCAGGTGGCCCGGGGTCAGACAGCAGTCCTGCCCTGCACTTTCACTACCAGCGCTGCCCTCATTAACCTCAATGTCATTTGGATGGTCACTCCTCTCTCCAATGCCAACCAACCTGAACAG gTCATCCTGTATCAGGGTGGACAGATGTTTGATGGTGCCCCCCGGTTCCACGGTAGGGTAGGATTTACAGGCACCATGCCAGCTACCAATGTCTCTATCTTCATTAATAACACTCAGTTATCAGATACTGGCACCTACCAGTGCCTGGTCAACAACCTTCCAGACATAGGGGGCAGGAACATTGGGGTCACCGGTCTCACAGTGTTAG ACCAGGTCCAGGGAACAGTCACCATCCGGAACATCAGTGCCCTGTCTTCAG CCCAGCCCAGGAACATTGGACTAATAGCTGGAGCCATTGGCACTGGTGCAGTTATTATCATTTTTTGCATTGCACTAATTTTAGGGGCATTCTTTTACTggagaagcaaaaataaagaggaggaagaagaagaaattcctAATGAAATAAG AGAGGATGATCTTCCACCCAAGTGTTCTTCTGCCAAAGCATTTCACACTGAGATTTCCTCCTCGGACAACAACACACTAACCTCTTCCAATACCTACAACAGTCGATACTGGAGCAACAATCCAAAAGTTCATAGAAACACAGAGTCAGTCAACCACTTCAGTGACTTGGGCCAGTCTTTCTCTTTCCACTCAGGCAATGCCAACATACCATCCATTTATGCTAATGGGACCCATCTGGTCCCGGGTCAACATAAGACTCTGGTAGTGACAGCCAACAGAGGGTCATCACCACAGGTGATGTCCAGGAGCAATGGCTCAGTCAGTAGGAAGCCTCGGCCTCCACACACTCATTCCTACACCATCAGCCACGCAACACTGGAACGAATTGGTGCAGTACCTGTCATGGTACCAGCCCAGAGTCGGGCCGGGTCCTTGGTATAG
- the IGSF11 gene encoding immunoglobulin superfamily member 11 isoform X9 codes for MTSQRSPLAPLLLLSLHGVAASLEVSESPGSIQVARGQTAVLPCTFTTSAALINLNVIWMVTPLSNANQPEQVILYQGGQMFDGAPRFHGRVGFTGTMPATNVSIFINNTQLSDTGTYQCLVNNLPDIGGRNIGVTGLTVLDQVQGTVTIRNISALSSGLYQCVASNAIGTSTCLLDLQVISPQPRNIGLIAGAIGTGAVIIIFCIALILGAFFYWRSKNKEEEEEEIPNEIREDDLPPKCSSAKAFHTEISSSDNNTLTSSNTYNSRYWSNNPKVHRNTESVNHFSDLGQSFSFHSGNANIPSIYANGTHLVPGQHKTLVVTANRGSSPQVMSRSNGSVSRKPRPPHTHSYTISHATLERIGAVPVMVPAQSRAGSLV; via the exons GTGTTGCAGCATCCCTGGAAGTGTCAGAGAGCCCTGGGAGTATCCAGGTGGCCCGGGGTCAGACAGCAGTCCTGCCCTGCACTTTCACTACCAGCGCTGCCCTCATTAACCTCAATGTCATTTGGATGGTCACTCCTCTCTCCAATGCCAACCAACCTGAACAG gTCATCCTGTATCAGGGTGGACAGATGTTTGATGGTGCCCCCCGGTTCCACGGTAGGGTAGGATTTACAGGCACCATGCCAGCTACCAATGTCTCTATCTTCATTAATAACACTCAGTTATCAGATACTGGCACCTACCAGTGCCTGGTCAACAACCTTCCAGACATAGGGGGCAGGAACATTGGGGTCACCGGTCTCACAGTGTTAG ACCAGGTCCAGGGAACAGTCACCATCCGGAACATCAGTGCCCTGTCTTCAGGTTTGTACCAGTGCGTGGCTTCTAATGCTATTGGAACCAGCACCTGTCTTCTGGATCTCCAGGTTATTTCAC CCCAGCCCAGGAACATTGGACTAATAGCTGGAGCCATTGGCACTGGTGCAGTTATTATCATTTTTTGCATTGCACTAATTTTAGGGGCATTCTTTTACTggagaagcaaaaataaagaggaggaagaagaagaaattcctAATGAAATAAG AGAGGATGATCTTCCACCCAAGTGTTCTTCTGCCAAAGCATTTCACACTGAGATTTCCTCCTCGGACAACAACACACTAACCTCTTCCAATACCTACAACAGTCGATACTGGAGCAACAATCCAAAAGTTCATAGAAACACAGAGTCAGTCAACCACTTCAGTGACTTGGGCCAGTCTTTCTCTTTCCACTCAGGCAATGCCAACATACCATCCATTTATGCTAATGGGACCCATCTGGTCCCGGGTCAACATAAGACTCTGGTAGTGACAGCCAACAGAGGGTCATCACCACAGGTGATGTCCAGGAGCAATGGCTCAGTCAGTAGGAAGCCTCGGCCTCCACACACTCATTCCTACACCATCAGCCACGCAACACTGGAACGAATTGGTGCAGTACCTGTCATGGTACCAGCCCAGAGTCGGGCCGGGTCCTTGGTATAG